The following coding sequences lie in one Phyllopteryx taeniolatus isolate TA_2022b chromosome 4, UOR_Ptae_1.2, whole genome shotgun sequence genomic window:
- the LOC133476536 gene encoding FERM and PDZ domain-containing protein 1 isoform X1 produces MAETVPRVGQQVSLFEQITEKGGQGVTKHSTHQARERGNGQRSHAYCRDRVAIDGRPAESISTDQRNFPFRLNVLIQQDPKLKSHGLTLSSQTPILVQEVTQGGPADGRLVPGDQLVKINNVAVDDLTPEQATEIIRECQDSLSVTILRTMLGPKSSFITPEKRAKLKSNPVKVRFAEEVEVNGHSQGNSLLFLPNVLKVYLENGQTKAFKFEPSTTVKDIVMTLKEKLSLRNIEHFSLVLEQQYSVTKLLLLHDEEKIQQVVQKKESRDYRCLFRVCFIPKQPETLLQDDPTAFEYFYLQGVNDVLQERFAVEMRCNTALRLAALHIQERLASCGLSPKTNLKIVTKTWGIENFVSSTLLRNMREKDLMKAISFQLKKSQSQWDPKQRGLTVNQARINYLEELSELKSYGGKSFSATMMLQDRESTVTLLVGARYGVSQVINHKLSILSTLTEFNSITRLELVPESDKVGLVKIYLQDIMPITLLLETVASKDMSCLIAGYCRVFIDPNINIFPWMEVPKKHRVSAEEGYVSRCGSDSDHSSDFDMEPLVTHVSCNAKRRPRVRPSSDPDARKRREGHARRNKHDSENRNNKTSNKRQKEEKDAEREKGDHLLECENEDKVLEKKEAHNVGQTDKDHAKLENETQESKLGCGVAEAHPSQSDSCHTDSRVVTSPSSDSLDLLEEDDLISCSSSSLNPIVSTQSHAQIYSTLELYPYTQTHAEANLLVPPPAHSHPLLHLTSYNGDDRGNTRSDDIVDPQHFEAVPTSLDTTSSYTEDDTTCFAELSRLVDLLPSPPEASEDEEDVEKDLRKMRSKLNDNKEDILRRICEVTKTSRKSSIRGHPQSPSLSSASSHSDFVFNFDQRDASCYYKICSNITPDSARSLSKPANDTQRGDRKKMEEEQRQANELASPPILQPPPGFGDSSSDEEFFDARDGFTSPDDQTSGMEIKDNCTGMKVDFGRSLQLGEIRVSVGDAKKDGKSEEERQQQEKEGGGKKRLYELRKRSRKRRSFMETDYTSRVSYPKPKTTSMQDRVPSIFNSNFLAEGGDAHTLSSEPEPLEQTDNPSLTVSSLTYSEGEPAQLESKPIPFNIGSIEETGDSLASGTRNRKQEMEMEPDTMESKSVTDHIKRVAPSITVVRCRVDPDGKESADCRGDRPETGRDQEGLGDRKLEEDKEQSMAGNGPFTSHMFLPRVTEKKVPIPCSEDEINAITLTSWLTELNNKGVHQIAPVENSHAEDDMPEDDSALSSYSPPPPPPSSPLPPMPVCHKSQSDCLHCTGTSTKLSPPNSEEKQNEVHNPQLNLEITKNEDEATDMITLARTASDEVTDSMNSDVFDDDELINDDIGKDADGHEWTTAITRSVGANSPAGKAQSEMRINCPNNSTTEPHIKSNGHPEYTHTINSITAKLGVATSVINHTFNSGAGMKTEVSNALCMTQTTHTPREEYSSPGGDSRSLQANTAMAHDLAKEPPLPTHFLFQSCSPSIMGRLSASTLRGKIQKLPLYLSRSQETLNQATRANDAQSPIRESEANIDISHIVKNIHDVTEITETMTELVESDDSDTTLTGSEVECEFFVETTSAKNSSLVSEVKETPEKILVDHETTSLPLQAEPQPQHTNRLLPDPNKNTLGPITEPPVSMLSSLRRNSTGLTMDTPGPIIVPPESKIRDTMLVESIPGYKLSTQSSPSLPPIVVTTQNLNGPGLHYHSQSQIAPRTSSDRPLMGLCRPAEQTMDSKHAPYSGCRVFTFWEEPSQVSSEVGTTLNLKSEIGCTSVLTSRCESVVEGLNMDTCGCPVVYTNCFSKEGSFDEDLTVYEFSCQGSGETQSSRLSLPLMTDPPSSSLISPSSTHSPTYPHILLSSPTSELSPLLSPVSDAQYLHNQTQKDTINRLGTQRYPEPPTGFQVLRADVDQLLFVLENISTDRSVAGQGGCHPRETCASHFTENKQVLQTETRRLTACCQKIVATDQSPEEMLNSLADSFRTLVDLAGACIWFSSCDRCKGRNAEAVAGLQDVARSFRDFCLAAERAGRKHSCRDLSTKLLAKQCTALTASVFCLTQIFRTLTAL; encoded by the exons AGAGTGTCAAGATTCGTTGTCTGTGACTATACTCAGAACAATGCTG GGCCCGAAGTCATCATTTATCACACCTGAGAAGAGGGCCAAGCTCAAGTCTAACCCTGTAAAAGTTCGCTTTGCTGAGGAGGTGGAGGTCAATGGACACTCTCag GGCAACTCGCTGCTATTCCTGCCTAATGTTCTGAAAGTATATCTGGAGAACGGGCAGACCAAGGCCTTTAAATTTGAACCCAGCACGACAGTCAAG gACATTGTAATGACACTGAAAGAAAAACTTTCTCTGAGAAATATCGAACATTTCTCCCTGGTTCTGGAGCAGCAATACAGTGTCACTAAACTACTGTTGCTACATGACGAGGAGAAGATACAACAG GTGGTCCAGAAGAAGGAGTCCCGTGACTACAGATGTTTATTCCGTGTTTGTTTCATCCCAAAGCAACCCGAGACTTTGCTACAAGATGATCCAACTGCCTTTGAATACTTTTACCTGCAG GGAGTGAATGATGTCCTGCAAGAGCGCTTTGCAGTGGAAATGAGGTGTAACACCGCTCTGCGACTTGCCGCACTGCACATCCAGGAGAGGTTGGCGAGCTGTGGACTGTCCCCAAAGACCAACCTGAAGATAGTCAC TAAGACGTGGGGCATTGAGAACTTCGTTTCATCCACACTGCTGAGAAACATGCGAGAGAAAGATTTGATGAAGGCCATTAGCTTCCAGCTGAAGAAGAGCCAATCACAATGGGATCCCAAACAGAGGGGCCTGACAGTCAACCAAGCGCGCATAAATTACCTGGAAGAGCTGAGTGAGCTCAAGTCTTATGGCGGGAAATCCTTTAGCGCAACAATGATG CTCCAGGACCGAGAGTCCACAGTTACACTGTTGGTGGGTGCACGTTATGGAGTGAGTCAGGTGATCAATCACAAACTTAGCATCCTGTCCACCCTCACAGAGTTTAACAGCATCACACGCCTCGAGCTCGTTCCCGAGTCTGACAAGGTCGGCTTGGTTAAAATATACCTGCAGGACATTATG CCGATTACACTACTACTGGAGACAGTTGCGTCTAAGGATATGTCATGCCTGATAGCAGGATACTGTCGAGTTTTTATTGACCCCAATATTAACATCTTTCCCTGGATGGAGGTCCCAAAAAAGCACAGAGTGTCTGCTGAAGAAG GTTATGTGTCACGTTGTGGTAGCGACTCTGACCACTCGTCGGACTTCGACATGGAGCCGCTTGTCACCCATGTGTCTTGCAATGCCAAACGCCGCCCACGCGTCAGACCCTCTTCAGACCCAGATGCAAGGAAAAGACGAGAAGGGCACGCCAGGAGAAACAAGCATGACAGTGAAAATAGGAACAACAAGACATCAAACAAGAGGCAAAAAGAAGAGAAGGATGCTGAGAGAGAAAAAGGGGATCATTTACTTGAGTGTGAGAATGAGGACAAAGTACTTGAGAAGAAAGAAGCCCATAACGTTGGACAAACAGACAAGGATCATGCGAAACTTGAAAATGAGACACAGGAATCTAAATTGGGATGTGGAGTAGCAGAGGCCCATCCATCACAATCAGATTCATGTCATACCGACTCTCGTGTTGTTACCAGCCCTTCCAGTGACTCTCTCGACCTCCTGGAGGAAGACGACTTGATTTcatgctcctcttcctcactgAATCCAATAGTTTCAACACAAAGTCATGCTCAAATTTATTCAACACTTGAGCTTTACCCTTATACTCAGACACACGCTGAGGCCAACTTacttgttcctccacctgctcatTCCCATCCTCTTCTTCACCTCACATCCTATAATGGTGATGACAGGGGCAACACAAGGTCTGATGACATAGTCGATCCCCAGCACTTCGAAGCTGTCCCCACCTCACTTGACACCACCAGCTCTTACACTGAAGACGACACCACATGTTTTGCTGAGCTCTCTCGCCTTGTGGACCTCCTCCCGAGCCCTCCGGAGGCCAGTGAGGATGAAGAGGATGTAGAAAAGGACTTGAGGAAAATGAGAAGTAAGCTGAATGACAACAAGGAGGACATTTTAAGGAGAATATGTGAAGTAACCAAAACAAGCAGGAAGAGCAGTATTCGGGGACACCCCCAGTCCCCGTCGTTGTCCTCAGCCTCTTCCCACTCTgactttgtgttcaactttgaCCAGAGAGATGCCAGCTGCTACTACAAAATCTGCTCCAACATCACCCCTGACAGTGCTCGCAGCCTTTCCAAGCCTGCAAATGACACTCAGAGAGGAGATAGAAAGAAGATGGAGGAAGAACAGCGTCAAGCTAATGAACTGGCGTCACCGCCCATCCTCCAGCCACCACCTGGCTTTGGAGACAGCAGCTCTGATGAGGAGTTCTTTGACGCCAGAGATGGCTTCACATCACCTGATGACCAAACCTCAGGCATGGAGATAAAAG ATAATTGCACTGGGATGAAAGTGGATTTTGGAAGATCACTCCAACTTGGTGAAATCAGAGTCTCTGTGGGGGATGCAAAGAAAGATGGAAAATCAGAAGAGGAgagacaacaacaagaaaaggaAGGAGGTGGCAAAAAACGACTGTATGAGCTGAGAAAAAGATCCCGTAAGCGTCGTTCCTTCATGGAAACAGATTATACCTCCAGGGTATCATATCCAAAACCCAAAACAACATCGATGCAGGACCGGGTCCCTTCCATTTTTAATAGCAACTTTTTGGCAGAAGGTGGTGATGCCCACACACTGAGTTCTGAGCCTGAACCTTTAGAACAAACAGATAATCCAAGTCTTACTGTATCCTCTTTGACTTACTCTGAAGGGGAACCAGCACAGCTTGAGTCAAAACCCATTCCATTTAATATTGGCTCCATTGAGGAAACTGGAGACTCTCTGGCATCAGGTACCAGGAACAGGAAACAAGAAATGGAGATGGAACCTGATACAATGGAATCAAAATCTGTCACAGATCACATTAAGAGAGTAGCTCCCTCCATCACTGTTGTGCGATGTCGGGTGGATCCGGATGGGAAGGAGAGTGCCGATTGCAGAGGTGACAGACCGGAGACAGGAAGGGACCAGGAGGGGTTGGGAGATAGAAAACTAGAGGAAGACAAGGAGCAAAGTATGGCAGGGAATGGACCATTCACTTCACATATGTTCTTGCCGAGGGTTACTGAGAAAAAAGTACCAATTCCTTGCAGTGAAGATGAAATCAATGCTATCACGTTGACTTCATGGCTGACAGAGTTGAATAACAAGGGTGTCCACCAGATTGCTCCTGTTGAAAACTCACATGCAGAGGATGATATGCCTGAGGATGACTCAGCACTTTCATCATAttccccaccacccccaccaccctctTCCCCTCTGCCCCCAATGCCAGTTTGTCACAAATCCCAAAGTGACTGTTTACATTGCACAGGAACCTCAACCAAACTATCCCCACCCAACTCTGAGGAGAAACAAAATGAAGTCCACAATCCACAATTAAATTTAGAAATTACGAAAAATGAAGATGAAGCTACTGATATGATTACATTGGCTAGGACCGCTAGTGATGAGGTTACTGATAGTATGAATTCTGAtgtttttgatgatgatgaattaATAAATGATGATATTGGAAAAGATGCCGACGGACATGAATGGACAACAGCTATAACTCGGAGCGTGGGTGCTAATTCACCCGCAGGAAAGGCTCAATCTGAGATGAGAATCAACTGTCCCAACAATTCAACTACTGAACCCCATATAAAAAGTAATGGTCATCCTGAATACACTCACACTATAAATTCCATCACAGCTAAGCTTGGCGTTGCAACAAGTGTCATAAATCATACATTTAATTCAGGAGCTGGAATGAAAACTGAAGTTTCAAATGCTTTATGTATGACTCAAACTACACATACACCGAGAGAAGAATACTCTTCTCCAGGTGGTGATTCTCGCTCACTTCAAGCAAACACTGCCATGGCCCATGATCTTGCCAAAGAGCCTCCTCTCCCAACTCACTTCCTCTTCCAGTCCTGTTCCCCCAGCATCATGGGCCGTTTGTCTGCCTCCACACTTAGAGGGAAGATTCAAAAGTTGCCTCTTTATTTGTCACGTTCCCAAGAGACCCTTAACCAAGCCACACGGGCGAATGACGCCCAAAGTCCTATTAGGGAGAGCGAGGCCAACATTGATATCTCGCACATTGTAAAAAACATTCATGATGTCACAGAAATCACAGAGACAATGACTGAGCTGGTGGAGTCAGATGATTCAGATACAACTCTTACTGGATCAGAGGTGGAGTGTGAATTCTTTGTCGAAACAACCTCAGCCAAAAACTCTAGTTTAGTATCAGAAGTAAAGGAAACACCAGAGAAGATCTTAGTAGACCATGAAACTACCTCCTTACCTCTCCAGGCTGAACCCCAACCCCAACATACAAATAGGCTTCTCCCCGATCCTAACAAGAATACACTGGGACCAATAACAGAGCCCCCAGTTTCCATGCTGAGTAGCCTCCGAAGAAATTCTACAGGCCTTACAATGGACACTCCTGGTCCTATAATAGTACCTCCAGAATCAAAGATAAGAGATACAATGCTCGTTGAAAGCATTCCAGGTTATAAATTAAGCACTCAGTCATCCCCTAGCCTTCCTCCGATTGTGGTGACTACACAAAATCTAAATGGACCAGGTCTACATTATCATAGTCAGTCACAAATTGCGCCAAGGACCAGCAGTGACAGGCCCTTGATGGGTCTTTGTAGGCCAGCAGAACAGACAATGGATTCAAAACACGCACCTTATTCAGGCTGCAGGGTGTTTACCTTCTGGGAGGAACCATCCCAAGTATCGTCAGAGGTAGGGACTACCCTAAACTTGAAATCTGAAATTGGATGCACTTCTGTGCTGACATCCAGGTGTGAGTCAGTAGTAGAGGGATTAAATATGGATACTTGTGGTTGCCCAGTGGTCTACACCAACTGCTTCAGCAAAGAGGGCAGCTTTGATGAGGACTTAACCGTCTATGAGTTCTCCTGCCAAGGCAGTGGTGAAACACAAAGTTCCAGATTATCTCTTCCGCTCATGACTGATCCTCCATCATCATCCCTTATTTCACCCTCTTCCACACACTCTCCCACCTATCCACACATTCTACTCTCCTCCCCAACATCTGAGCTCAGTCCCCTGCTCTCACCAGTATCTGATGCACAATATCTCCACAATCAAACACAAAAGGACACCATTAATCGCCTTGGAACGCAACGCTACCCAGAACCACCCACTGGGTTCCAAGTTCTACGAGCGGATGTAGACCAGCTCCTTTTTGTCCTGGAAAATATCAGCACTGACCGTTCTGTAGCTGGTCAAGGAGGTTGCCACCCAAGGGAAACATGTGCTTCCCACTTTACAGAGAACAAGCAAGTGCTCCAAACTGAGACAAGGCGGTTGACGGCATGCTGCCAAAAAATAGTAGCCACTGACCAGAGTCCAGAGGAAATGCTCAACTCTTTGGCTGATAGTTTCCGGACCTTGGTGGACTTGGCTGGTGCATGCATATGGTTTTCCAGTTGTGACAGGTGCAAGGGGAGGAATGCAGAAGCAGTTGCCGGTCTGCAAGATGTGGCACGCTCATTCAGGGACTTCTGTCTGGCAGCAGAGCGAGCCGGCAGAAAGCATAGCTGCCGTGACCTGAGCACCAAGCTGCTAGCCAAACAGTGCACTGCACTCACTGCATCTGTCTTCTGCCTCACTCAGATCTTCCGTACTCTCACTGCACTGTGA